A window of Longispora fulva contains these coding sequences:
- a CDS encoding NAD(P)-dependent oxidoreductase: MTVGIVSPGHMGAGLGFSLVRGGERVVATITGRSARTARLARDLELLPDLDAVVSVSDVLLVVTPPAEAVAAAAEIAAAAQRTGARPLVVDMNAVSPATVTAVQAELAGLDLVDGSISGGPPSVVDGTRLYFSGPRVAEVLTLSWTGVEPISMGGDVGTASALKMCTASVYKGTAALLAHAMVTAEHHGVLDAFLSDVGRNIPGKPVDVARAATKAHRYVGEMHEIAATQADAGLSPALFAAIAAIWRDISGGPLAKGDPESVNAAMPAAEIVAGLLPRG; the protein is encoded by the coding sequence ATGACTGTCGGCATTGTCAGCCCCGGGCACATGGGTGCCGGACTCGGATTTTCTCTGGTGCGCGGCGGCGAACGCGTGGTCGCCACGATCACCGGCCGCTCGGCGCGTACGGCCCGGCTCGCCCGGGACCTGGAGCTGCTGCCCGACCTCGACGCCGTCGTGTCCGTCTCCGACGTGCTGCTCGTCGTGACCCCGCCCGCCGAGGCCGTCGCGGCAGCCGCTGAGATCGCCGCAGCCGCGCAGCGGACCGGGGCCCGGCCGCTCGTCGTGGACATGAACGCCGTCTCCCCCGCCACCGTGACGGCCGTGCAGGCGGAGCTGGCCGGGCTCGACCTGGTCGACGGCTCGATCTCGGGCGGTCCGCCGAGCGTCGTCGACGGTACCCGGCTGTACTTCTCCGGGCCCCGGGTCGCGGAGGTCCTCACCCTGTCCTGGACCGGCGTGGAGCCGATCTCGATGGGCGGGGACGTCGGGACGGCGAGCGCGCTGAAGATGTGCACGGCGAGCGTCTACAAGGGAACCGCGGCCCTGCTGGCGCACGCGATGGTCACTGCCGAGCACCACGGGGTGCTCGACGCCTTCCTGTCGGATGTCGGACGCAACATTCCGGGCAAGCCGGTCGATGTAGCGCGGGCCGCAACAAAGGCGCACCGCTACGTCGGGGAGATGCACGAGATCGCGGCCACCCAGGCCGACGCGGGGCTGTCCCCGGCCCTGTTCGCCGCCATCGCCGCGATCTGGCGGGACATCTCGGGCGGCCCGTTGGCGAAGGGCGATCCGGAGTCCGTCAACGCGGCCATGCCCGCGGCCGAGATCGTCGCCGGGTTGTTGCCCAGAGGTTGA
- a CDS encoding oxidoreductase, translating to MTLAPLLDLADIADTLAEARASFDATLRHRAMRKQGGQVAVEAGLRTARASAALEGHDHDLDDLRAGTALDPVVQGALRVSQALEGLAPSWPRAPRQVLAKLHMLAGRGIVPDDELGRPAPGAQARLDTLVELVTGKEDTLLLAAVVHGELLALGAFGQVNGVVARGAARLTLIAGGFDLRGLLPIDLGHLDREPEYRGSQATFATGTPDGLRSWLKHYAAAVTRAAEETTAICDGLV from the coding sequence ATGACGCTCGCCCCGCTGCTGGACCTCGCCGACATCGCCGACACGCTGGCAGAGGCGCGCGCCTCCTTCGACGCCACGCTCCGGCACCGCGCGATGCGCAAACAGGGCGGCCAGGTCGCCGTGGAAGCCGGACTGCGGACCGCCCGGGCCAGCGCCGCCCTCGAAGGCCACGACCACGACCTGGACGACCTGCGGGCCGGTACCGCGCTCGACCCGGTGGTGCAGGGCGCGCTGCGCGTGTCCCAGGCGCTGGAGGGGCTGGCCCCGAGCTGGCCCCGGGCCCCGCGCCAGGTGCTGGCCAAACTGCACATGCTGGCGGGCCGGGGCATCGTGCCCGACGACGAGCTGGGCCGGCCGGCCCCCGGGGCCCAGGCGCGGCTCGACACGCTCGTGGAGCTGGTCACCGGTAAGGAGGACACGCTGCTGCTCGCGGCCGTCGTGCACGGGGAGCTGCTGGCGCTGGGCGCGTTCGGGCAGGTCAACGGGGTGGTGGCCCGGGGCGCGGCCCGGCTGACCCTGATCGCCGGCGGGTTCGACCTGCGCGGGCTGCTGCCGATCGACCTGGGGCACCTGGACCGCGAGCCGGAGTACCGGGGGTCGCAGGCGACGTTCGCGACGGGTACCCCCGACGGGTTGCGGTCCTGGTTGAAGCACTACGCGGCGGCGGTGACCCGGGCCGCCGAGGAGACCACGGCGATCTGCGACGGGCTGGTCTGA
- the acs gene encoding acetate--CoA ligase — protein sequence MSDALENLLSETRRFAPPAELAAHANVTSDAQPEDRLAFWETQARRLSWAKDWDQTLDWSNPPFAKWFVGGELNVAYNCLDRHVEAGLGDRVAIHWEGEPGDTRTITYSDLLSEVKQAANALTDLGVGQGDRVAIYLPMIPEAAVAMLATARIGATHSVVFGGFSVDALSGRIQDADAKLVITADGGYRRGAPSALKPTVDEAVALCPGIEHVLVVRRTGQEVAWTDKDLWWHETVAKASTEHTAQAFDAENPLFILYTSGTTAKPKGILHTTGGYLTQASYTHHAVFDLKPETDVYWCTADIGWVTGHSYIVYGPLSNGATQVMYEGTPDTPHRGRFWEIVQKYKVTILYTAPTAIRTFMKWGDDIPAGFDLSSLRILGSVGEPINPEAWMWYREHIGANNCPIVDTWWQTETGAMMLSPLPGVTHTKPGSAMSPLPGIAADVVDDQGNSVPNGGGGYLVLREPWPSMLRTIWGDDARYLETYWSRFGDMYFAGDGAKKDEDGNIWLLGRVDDVMLVSGHNISTTEVESALVSHPDVAEAAVVGATDPTTGQAIVAFVILRGGVESDVDVLRNHVSKTLGPICKPRQIMIVPELPKTRSGKIMRRLLRDVAENRTLGDVTTLQDSSIMSLISSGMQSSKDED from the coding sequence ATGAGCGACGCACTGGAGAACCTGCTGTCGGAAACGCGGCGTTTCGCCCCGCCCGCGGAGCTGGCGGCCCATGCCAATGTCACGAGCGACGCCCAGCCCGAGGACCGGTTGGCGTTCTGGGAGACCCAGGCGCGCCGCCTGTCCTGGGCGAAGGACTGGGACCAGACGCTGGACTGGTCGAACCCCCCGTTCGCGAAGTGGTTCGTCGGCGGCGAACTCAACGTCGCCTACAACTGTCTCGACCGGCACGTCGAGGCCGGCCTCGGTGACCGGGTCGCCATCCACTGGGAGGGCGAGCCGGGCGACACCCGCACGATCACCTACTCCGACCTGCTCAGCGAGGTCAAGCAGGCCGCCAACGCGCTGACCGACCTCGGCGTCGGCCAGGGCGACCGGGTCGCGATCTACCTGCCGATGATCCCCGAGGCCGCCGTCGCGATGCTGGCCACGGCGCGGATCGGCGCGACCCACAGCGTCGTCTTCGGCGGGTTCTCCGTCGACGCGCTGTCGGGCCGGATCCAGGACGCGGACGCGAAGCTCGTCATCACGGCCGACGGCGGCTACCGGCGCGGCGCGCCCAGCGCGCTGAAGCCCACCGTGGACGAGGCCGTGGCGCTGTGCCCGGGGATCGAGCACGTGCTGGTCGTGCGGCGGACCGGACAGGAGGTCGCCTGGACGGACAAGGACCTGTGGTGGCACGAGACGGTGGCCAAGGCCTCCACCGAGCACACCGCGCAGGCGTTCGACGCGGAGAACCCGCTGTTCATCCTCTACACGTCGGGGACGACGGCGAAGCCCAAGGGGATCCTGCACACCACGGGCGGCTACCTGACCCAGGCTTCGTACACCCATCACGCTGTTTTCGATCTGAAGCCGGAGACCGACGTCTACTGGTGCACGGCGGACATCGGCTGGGTCACCGGGCACTCCTACATCGTGTACGGCCCGCTCTCCAACGGCGCGACCCAGGTGATGTACGAGGGCACCCCGGACACCCCGCACCGGGGCCGGTTCTGGGAGATCGTGCAGAAGTACAAGGTGACGATCCTCTACACCGCGCCGACCGCGATCCGGACGTTCATGAAGTGGGGCGACGACATCCCGGCCGGTTTCGACCTGTCTTCCCTGCGCATCCTGGGCAGCGTCGGCGAGCCGATCAACCCCGAGGCCTGGATGTGGTACCGGGAACACATCGGCGCGAACAACTGTCCGATCGTCGACACCTGGTGGCAGACGGAGACCGGCGCGATGATGCTGTCCCCGCTACCGGGAGTGACGCACACCAAGCCGGGCTCGGCCATGTCCCCGCTGCCGGGCATCGCCGCGGACGTGGTGGACGACCAGGGCAACTCCGTGCCGAACGGCGGCGGCGGTTACCTGGTGCTCCGCGAGCCGTGGCCGTCGATGCTGCGCACCATCTGGGGTGACGACGCGCGCTACCTGGAGACCTACTGGTCCCGGTTCGGCGACATGTACTTCGCCGGGGACGGCGCGAAGAAGGACGAGGACGGCAACATCTGGCTGCTCGGCCGGGTGGACGACGTGATGCTGGTCTCCGGGCACAACATCTCCACGACCGAGGTGGAGTCCGCGCTGGTCAGCCACCCGGACGTCGCCGAGGCCGCCGTGGTGGGCGCGACGGACCCGACGACCGGTCAGGCGATCGTGGCGTTCGTGATCCTGCGCGGCGGGGTCGAGAGCGACGTGGACGTGCTGCGCAACCACGTGTCCAAGACGCTGGGCCCGATCTGCAAGCCCCGGCAGATCATGATCGTGCCGGAGCTGCCGAAGACCCGGTCCGGGAAGATCATGCGGCGGCTGCTGCGGGACGTCGCGGAGAACCGTACGCTCGGTGATGTCACCACTTTGCAGGACTCGTCCATCATGTCCCTGATCTCGTCGGGGATGCAGTCCAGCAAGGACGAGGACTGA
- a CDS encoding bifunctional metallophosphatase/5'-nucleotidase, with product MKRLLLATTAVALAAGMFAAQPATAGRPHDLADLQILAINDFHGNLEPPTGSSGVVTTLDASGATVKVPAGGVEYLATHLKNARVGNPNTTTVGAGDLIGASPLLSAAFHDEPSVNALGDLGLEATAVGNHEFDEGSAELLRMQGGGCHPTDGCADPAAPFQGAKFQYLAANVVDTAAQKTVLPPYWVKDFGNGAKVGFIGMTLRGTPDIVTKSGIAGLRFDDEVTTANHYVSELRLQGVMAIVVLLHEGGVPVSQVYNYDCNAGGNLGLSGPIVDIAKKLSPSIDLVITGHTHQSYACSIPDPMGRPRMVTSAGSYGREYTDVRLKFDIDKNDIVQVTAQNKIVTRDVPKDPTATALVTKYKTLIAPIANRKLGYIAGDVQKAVSSTVETPLGDLIADAQLAATSAPDKGGAQIALMNPGGIRADLTYAQSGSEGNGVVTYAEAFTVQPFNNYVDTVSLTGAQIVTVLGQQFTGTNSGVAKKVLQVSTGFTYTVTGLLTVSDVRLNGVPLDPAATYRVSINSFLADGGDGFPELAKHTNKLVGPLDIDTFAAYMAANSSAANPYPVPAATRITFQ from the coding sequence ATGAAGCGACTACTCCTCGCGACGACAGCGGTGGCCCTCGCCGCCGGCATGTTCGCGGCGCAGCCGGCCACCGCCGGTCGCCCCCACGACCTCGCCGACCTGCAGATCCTCGCGATCAACGACTTCCACGGCAACCTCGAGCCCCCGACCGGCTCCTCGGGCGTCGTCACCACCCTCGATGCCTCCGGTGCCACGGTGAAGGTCCCGGCCGGTGGCGTGGAGTACCTGGCCACGCACCTGAAGAACGCCCGGGTCGGCAACCCGAACACCACCACGGTCGGCGCTGGCGACCTGATCGGCGCGAGCCCGCTGCTGTCGGCGGCGTTCCACGACGAGCCCAGTGTCAACGCGCTCGGCGACCTCGGCCTGGAGGCCACGGCCGTCGGCAACCACGAGTTCGACGAGGGCTCCGCCGAGCTGCTGCGCATGCAGGGCGGCGGCTGCCACCCGACCGACGGCTGTGCCGACCCGGCGGCGCCGTTCCAGGGGGCCAAGTTCCAGTACCTGGCGGCGAACGTCGTGGACACCGCGGCCCAGAAGACCGTCCTGCCGCCCTACTGGGTCAAGGACTTCGGCAACGGCGCCAAGGTCGGTTTCATCGGCATGACGCTGCGCGGCACCCCGGACATCGTCACCAAGTCCGGCATCGCCGGCCTGCGGTTCGACGACGAGGTCACCACGGCCAACCACTACGTCAGCGAGCTGCGGCTGCAGGGCGTCATGGCGATCGTCGTGCTGCTGCACGAGGGCGGCGTGCCGGTCAGCCAGGTCTACAACTACGACTGCAACGCCGGTGGCAACCTCGGCCTGAGCGGTCCCATCGTGGACATCGCCAAGAAGCTCAGCCCCTCGATCGACCTCGTCATCACCGGGCACACCCACCAGTCCTACGCCTGCTCGATCCCCGACCCGATGGGCCGGCCGCGCATGGTGACGAGCGCTGGCTCGTACGGGCGCGAGTACACCGACGTGCGGCTGAAGTTCGACATCGACAAGAACGACATCGTCCAGGTCACCGCGCAGAACAAGATCGTGACCCGGGACGTCCCGAAGGACCCGACGGCCACGGCACTCGTGACCAAGTACAAGACCCTGATCGCGCCGATCGCGAACCGGAAACTCGGTTACATTGCCGGCGACGTTCAGAAGGCCGTTTCCTCCACTGTCGAGACCCCGCTCGGTGACCTGATCGCCGACGCGCAGCTCGCCGCGACTTCCGCGCCGGACAAGGGTGGCGCGCAGATCGCATTGATGAATCCCGGTGGCATTCGGGCCGACCTGACCTACGCGCAGTCCGGCTCCGAGGGCAACGGGGTCGTGACCTACGCCGAGGCGTTCACCGTCCAGCCGTTCAACAACTACGTGGACACCGTGAGCCTGACCGGCGCCCAGATCGTCACCGTGCTGGGCCAGCAGTTCACCGGGACCAACTCCGGTGTGGCGAAGAAGGTTCTGCAGGTCTCGACCGGTTTCACGTACACGGTGACGGGTCTGCTGACCGTGTCCGACGTGCGCCTCAACGGCGTGCCGCTGGATCCGGCCGCGACCTACCGGGTGTCCATCAACTCGTTCCTCGCCGACGGCGGTGACGGCTTCCCCGAGCTCGCCAAGCACACCAACAAGCTCGTCGGGCCGCTGGACATCGACACGTTCGCCGCCTACATGGCCGCGAACTCCTCGGCCGCGAATCCCTACCCGGTTCCGGCCGCGACGCGGATCACGTTCCAATAA
- a CDS encoding immune inhibitor A domain-containing protein, with product MRRRTRVLVAGVASGLLMAGMAAAAVQAHPGGPAAQPPASDEQRTSRPDEMLTAGMAKERAQKLEALNAIVKDPTKLVKRGESSGVQLPNGKWVQWGTPKTAHIFTLLAEFGDATPDGGAPGPAHNLIPEPDRTKDNSTLWNKDSSQAYFQNTLFSKSGGDSMSDFYLRQSSGRYTVTGEVTPWVKLPANATRYGKNDHTDAVRYGALVKDTVDAWYAQQKAAGRTDAQIKTYLQQFDQWDRNDFDGDGNFDEPDGYLDHVQIIHAGEGEEAGGGAQGDDAIWSHSWSAFGSDAGATGPAGNLQGGVQFGNTGIWAGRYTTEPENGGLGVFCHEYGHDIGLPDYYDTDGGDNGTGFWTLMSGGSWLNHGKQDIGSTPGYMGPNEKLFLGWLDYDVVDTTKKTSVNVLGAAAGGNLFGLKQATMVKLPTQHLTKEYTKPFGGSGEWWSGSDDNLQTSLSRDIDLTGATSASVSAKAWYATEEGYDYAKGQVSVDGGTTWIDAGAKLEGNSNGWVDLNFDLSAYAGKKIKFQFYNYTDGGLHFDGLFVDNISVTKNGAVVFSDDAESTDAGWTAKGFTRFDGTIHYDREHFYLVENRQYVGYDKTLKTGPYNFGWGDTKPDWVERFAFNPGIVVWYVNGAYGDNNTSAHPGFGQSLPVDARPGLISFPAPLKPLSNGKAGFDGAFSRRGVPAVTFHKNGNAVTLPARPGVAVFDDTDVNKYWSNTSVRDSWNSTKVSGTGVRIEILLDGNGDLVPAIIKVTRK from the coding sequence GTGCGACGACGCACAAGAGTTCTCGTGGCCGGGGTCGCGTCCGGCCTTCTTATGGCGGGCATGGCCGCCGCCGCCGTGCAGGCGCATCCCGGCGGCCCGGCCGCCCAGCCGCCGGCCTCCGACGAGCAGCGCACCAGCCGTCCCGACGAGATGCTCACGGCCGGGATGGCCAAGGAGCGCGCGCAGAAGCTTGAGGCGCTCAACGCGATCGTCAAGGACCCGACGAAGCTCGTGAAGCGCGGCGAGTCCTCCGGCGTCCAGCTGCCCAACGGCAAGTGGGTCCAGTGGGGAACGCCGAAGACGGCGCACATCTTCACCCTGCTCGCCGAGTTCGGCGACGCGACCCCGGACGGCGGTGCCCCCGGTCCGGCGCACAACCTGATCCCGGAGCCTGACCGCACCAAGGACAACTCGACGCTGTGGAACAAGGACTCCAGCCAGGCGTACTTCCAGAACACGCTGTTCTCGAAGTCCGGTGGCGACTCGATGTCCGACTTCTACCTGCGGCAGTCCTCGGGCCGCTACACCGTCACCGGTGAGGTCACCCCGTGGGTGAAGCTGCCGGCGAACGCCACCCGGTACGGCAAGAACGACCACACCGACGCCGTGCGCTACGGCGCGCTGGTCAAGGACACGGTCGACGCGTGGTACGCGCAGCAGAAGGCCGCCGGCCGGACCGACGCGCAGATCAAGACCTACCTGCAGCAGTTCGACCAGTGGGACCGCAACGACTTCGACGGCGACGGCAACTTCGACGAGCCCGACGGCTACCTGGACCACGTCCAGATCATCCACGCGGGTGAGGGCGAGGAGGCCGGTGGCGGCGCCCAGGGCGACGACGCGATCTGGTCGCACTCCTGGTCGGCCTTCGGCAGCGACGCCGGCGCGACCGGCCCGGCGGGCAACCTGCAGGGTGGTGTCCAGTTCGGTAACACCGGCATCTGGGCCGGCCGCTACACCACCGAGCCGGAGAACGGCGGGCTCGGCGTCTTCTGCCACGAGTACGGCCACGACATCGGCCTGCCCGACTACTACGACACCGACGGTGGCGACAACGGCACCGGCTTCTGGACCCTGATGTCCGGCGGCTCGTGGCTCAACCACGGCAAGCAGGACATCGGCTCGACCCCGGGCTACATGGGCCCGAACGAGAAGCTGTTCCTCGGCTGGCTCGACTACGACGTGGTTGACACCACCAAGAAGACCTCGGTGAACGTCCTCGGCGCGGCTGCCGGCGGCAACCTGTTCGGCCTCAAGCAGGCCACCATGGTCAAGCTGCCGACGCAGCACCTGACCAAGGAGTACACCAAGCCGTTCGGTGGCAGTGGCGAGTGGTGGTCCGGCTCGGACGACAACCTGCAGACCTCGCTGTCCCGCGACATCGACCTGACCGGTGCCACCTCGGCCTCGGTGAGCGCCAAGGCCTGGTACGCCACGGAAGAGGGCTACGACTACGCCAAGGGCCAGGTCTCCGTCGACGGCGGCACGACCTGGATCGACGCCGGCGCGAAGCTCGAGGGCAACTCCAACGGCTGGGTGGACCTGAACTTCGACCTGTCGGCGTACGCCGGCAAGAAGATCAAGTTCCAGTTCTACAACTACACCGACGGCGGCCTGCACTTCGACGGCCTGTTCGTGGACAACATCTCCGTGACGAAGAACGGCGCGGTCGTGTTCTCCGACGACGCCGAGTCGACCGACGCGGGCTGGACCGCCAAGGGCTTCACCCGGTTCGACGGCACCATCCACTACGACCGGGAGCACTTCTACCTGGTCGAGAACCGGCAGTACGTCGGCTACGACAAGACGCTGAAGACCGGCCCGTACAACTTCGGTTGGGGCGACACCAAGCCGGACTGGGTCGAGCGCTTCGCCTTCAACCCGGGCATCGTGGTCTGGTACGTCAACGGCGCGTACGGCGACAACAACACCAGCGCGCACCCCGGCTTCGGCCAGTCGCTGCCGGTGGACGCCCGTCCGGGTCTGATCAGCTTCCCGGCTCCGCTGAAGCCGCTGTCCAACGGCAAGGCGGGCTTCGACGGCGCGTTCAGCCGCCGTGGCGTCCCGGCGGTCACGTTCCACAAGAACGGCAACGCGGTCACCCTTCCGGCCCGCCCCGGTGTCGCTGTCTTCGACGACACCGACGTCAACAAGTACTGGAGCAACACCTCGGTCCGGGACAGCTGGAACTCGACCAAGGTGTCCGGCACCGGCGTCCGGATCGAGATCCTGCTCGACGGCAACGGCGACCTGGTCCCCGCGATCATCAAGGTCACCCGTAAGTAG
- the nhaA gene encoding Na+/H+ antiporter NhaA codes for MSRPARETRNPKVKRARRRLHKRARSAAGTVVRYLRIETIGGMLLLAATVLALLMANTPLSDFYFRLREAQFGLDMFHLKLPLESWAKDGLLTLFFVVAGLELKRELVVGELREPRRALFPVFAAIGGMLTPAAVALAVGWGADGALNAWAIPVATDIAFALAVLAVTASTLPASLRVFLLSLAVVDDLGAILIIAVVYTASLSWTWLLAGIAVLVVYGVLQQLRFKGVYLYVALGVAAWAFIHASGVHATIAGVAVGLLTRVKPDKGEAHTPAETLEHKLQPFSAGVCVPVFAFFAAGVALDGGAIRAFLGDRVAWAVVAGLVVGKTIGVLGGASLAVRLRLARLPEELSWWDLAAVAVLAGCGFTVSLLIAELAFVGDPQAERMKAAVLLGSLLSATVAALLLRRRTKRFVSAA; via the coding sequence ATGTCCCGACCAGCGCGCGAGACCCGCAACCCGAAAGTCAAGCGCGCCCGCCGTCGGCTGCACAAACGGGCCCGGAGCGCGGCGGGCACCGTCGTGCGGTACCTGCGGATCGAGACCATCGGGGGCATGCTCCTGCTCGCGGCCACCGTCCTCGCGCTCCTGATGGCCAACACCCCGCTGTCGGACTTCTACTTCCGGCTCCGCGAGGCCCAGTTCGGGCTGGACATGTTCCACCTCAAGCTGCCGCTGGAGTCCTGGGCCAAGGACGGCCTGCTCACCCTGTTCTTCGTCGTCGCCGGCCTGGAACTCAAGCGCGAACTCGTCGTCGGGGAGCTGCGCGAGCCCCGCCGGGCGCTGTTCCCGGTGTTCGCGGCGATCGGCGGCATGCTCACCCCCGCCGCCGTCGCGCTGGCCGTCGGCTGGGGCGCCGACGGGGCGCTGAACGCGTGGGCGATCCCGGTCGCGACCGACATCGCGTTCGCGCTGGCCGTGCTGGCGGTCACGGCGTCCACCCTGCCAGCGAGCCTGCGGGTGTTCCTGCTGTCCCTGGCCGTCGTCGACGACCTGGGCGCGATCCTCATCATCGCCGTGGTCTACACCGCGTCGCTCTCCTGGACCTGGCTGCTCGCCGGGATCGCCGTGCTCGTCGTCTACGGGGTGCTGCAACAGCTCCGGTTCAAGGGCGTGTACCTGTACGTGGCGCTCGGCGTCGCCGCATGGGCGTTCATCCACGCCAGCGGTGTGCACGCGACCATCGCCGGCGTGGCTGTGGGCCTGCTCACCCGGGTCAAACCGGACAAGGGCGAGGCGCACACCCCGGCGGAGACCCTGGAGCACAAGCTGCAGCCGTTCAGCGCCGGGGTGTGCGTACCCGTCTTCGCGTTCTTCGCCGCCGGGGTCGCGCTCGACGGGGGCGCGATCCGGGCCTTCCTTGGGGACCGGGTCGCGTGGGCGGTCGTCGCCGGTCTCGTTGTCGGAAAGACGATCGGGGTACTGGGCGGCGCCAGCCTCGCCGTCCGACTCCGACTGGCCAGGCTCCCCGAGGAGCTGAGCTGGTGGGACCTGGCGGCCGTGGCGGTGCTCGCCGGCTGCGGCTTCACGGTCAGCCTGCTCATCGCCGAGCTGGCGTTCGTCGGCGACCCGCAGGCGGAGCGGATGAAGGCTGCCGTGCTGCTCGGTTCCCTGCTGTCGGCGACCGTCGCTGCACTGCTGCTGCGACGTCGGACCAAGCGCTTCGTGTCCGCCGCGTGA
- a CDS encoding alpha/beta fold hydrolase, whose product MIPVATDESAVLLDGPWTHRFVSANGIRFHVVEAGQGPLVLLLHGFPEFWYTWRHQLVGLAEAGYRAVAVDVRGYGASDKPPRGYDGYTLAGDIAGLIRALGERSATLVGHDMGGMLAWTAATFHPKLIRRLVILGAAHPLRMRSALVADPRGQLAASTDLLRFQRPRYEHVITRDNAALVGSYLHRWAGLEWVRTTDFEEYVAVCRAAMQIPQAAFCALEAYRWAMRSVLRLSGYRFVSLLKQPIVTPTLQLHGEYDACVLPRTAQGSGRYVIAPYEWRLIDGVGHYPQMEVPELITGEIVRWAKQE is encoded by the coding sequence ATGATCCCCGTGGCCACTGACGAGTCCGCCGTCCTGCTCGACGGGCCGTGGACGCACCGGTTCGTCAGCGCCAACGGCATCCGGTTCCACGTCGTGGAGGCCGGCCAGGGGCCACTGGTGCTGCTGCTGCACGGCTTCCCCGAGTTCTGGTACACGTGGCGGCACCAGCTCGTGGGCCTCGCGGAGGCGGGCTACCGGGCCGTGGCCGTCGACGTGCGGGGCTACGGCGCGTCCGACAAGCCCCCGCGCGGCTACGACGGCTACACCCTCGCCGGGGACATCGCCGGCCTGATCCGGGCCCTCGGCGAGCGCTCGGCGACCCTGGTCGGGCACGACATGGGCGGCATGCTCGCCTGGACGGCCGCCACGTTCCATCCGAAGCTGATCCGCCGACTGGTGATCCTGGGCGCCGCGCACCCGCTGCGGATGCGCAGCGCGCTGGTGGCGGACCCCCGGGGCCAGTTGGCGGCGAGCACCGACCTGCTCCGGTTCCAGCGGCCGAGGTACGAGCACGTGATCACCCGGGACAACGCTGCCCTCGTCGGGTCGTACCTGCACCGGTGGGCCGGGCTGGAATGGGTGCGCACGACCGACTTCGAGGAGTACGTGGCGGTCTGCCGGGCGGCCATGCAGATCCCGCAGGCTGCGTTCTGCGCCCTGGAGGCGTACCGGTGGGCGATGCGCAGCGTGCTCCGCCTCTCCGGCTACCGGTTCGTGAGCCTGCTCAAGCAGCCCATCGTGACCCCGACGCTCCAACTGCACGGGGAGTACGACGCGTGCGTGCTGCCCCGCACCGCCCAGGGCTCCGGCCGCTACGTCATCGCGCCGTACGAGTGGCGGCTGATCGACGGCGTCGGGCACTACCCGCAGATGGAGGTCCCCGAGCTGATCACCGGGGAGATCGTCCGCTGGGCGAAACAGGAGTAG